The Gigantopelta aegis isolate Gae_Host chromosome 9, Gae_host_genome, whole genome shotgun sequence genomic sequence CATCAGTGGGATAAAGTACGAACTCGTCGTCTCGCTCGCTGCTGGGTCCCAATGTCTTTAGATCTTTAAACTTCTCTTCAGTACTATCTGTGCTTAAGACCTGATAAGAAGGAGGTTCAGACCTGTGTTCGTCGTTGCGCATACTATTACCGAGTTCAGGTGTCAATAGTTCTTTAAGCTTGGCATGATCGGTGGCTGTAGCCAAAAGTTTCAATGTTGTGTTGACTACGTGCCGTGTTGCGAGTTCTTCTGTGACGGGAGTGGCTCGCTGATAGACATAACTTGGTCGACGACGATCATCGCTGTCGGCTGGTCCACCACGAGTGAACAGGAAGTCATCATACGTTGGATGATGAGATGCTGTCTCATCAAGTACCGCTTTGTATGCTGTAACAGGAGCGGTCCATTGTCTCTGATTACTTGCTGGAGTATTTCCATGACTGATAGTTGACATCCCATCTCCTGTAGTAGGTGAGTTCAACCATTGCGAGACACTTGGTCGGGTAGTTGACTTTGCATCTCCTGTAGTAGGTGAGTTCAAAGTTGTGTATGATGTAACATGAGCGACCCGTTGTCGATGAATACTTGCTAGAGTTCTTATATGACTGATAGTTGACCTTCCATCTCCTGTAGTAGGTGATTTCAAGGTTGCGAATCCTATAAAATGAGCGGTCTGTTGTCGCTGATTACTTGCTGCAGTACTTTTATGGCTCATCGTTGAATTGCCATTTCCTGTAGTAGGTGAGTTCAACCATTGCGAGATACTTGGTCGGGTAGGAGCTGCTGGATTATTTGTCCTAAAGGATGATGGAGAGTCTGAAGACTCTGAAATCTCGGAAGGACCAGCTGCTGTTGTTGGAGTCAAGCCAATGCTGTTTAAACTCTCGTGCACAGCGGAATTCCAATGCAGATTACTTGATCCAGTAGTTAGGTCAGATACGTGTTCGTCCTGCGATGTCGTGGTAACTGTGGTGAGACTGGCTCGTGGATTGACATTACTTGTACGAGTAAATCTGTCACGAGTATTTGATTCATCTGGGTTCTCCGTAGATGTCCTGAAGAATATCGCTAACCGTGAGGTCTTTAAAGGGCCAGCTTTTGTTAGCCAGGGCAGGGCCACCTTGTTCGAACTGTTCTGCCTTGCCGAAGAATTGGGATAGGTATACTTTGCTTCAGGATTTCTACCACCCTGCATTGAATCGCCTCGAGTAATAGGCGCCTTTGTTGTCATAAAGGATATTGGTAAGAACGAAGTTCTAAGCCCACCAGTTTTTGATATCACTGTGGAGGAAATCTTGGTCAGTCTCTCTAAGTTCACGGAACTGTGACGGATATTGTTTGATCCACTTCTTATTTCGCCGACTGCCGCGCCATCGCGGGTTGTCAGTGTGTTGTAAGTTGGATGCGATATTGGACTCTCGTGCCAGATTGCTTCTGAATTAATGACAATGGTTGGTTCAAGGTCATTATTAGTCACCTGAACTTTTGGGatcgcagaagaagaagaagaagaagaagaagaagaagaagtcaCCTGACCGTTATAGGACTGGCTTTGAGGAACACTAAAACGATGTCCAGTTTCTGGGTGTTTGGTCGAGCCTGTTATTTTGCTTGACTTCATTTGTTCCGCCGAACCATCTTTAACTTCTACTTTCAAATCGAATGGTAGATAGTTGCCTTCTTTGGAAGTTATTTTCAGAACGCGGTCCTCAGGGGCGTGTTTCCCAGTCCTAGTAGAACCACGAGTTGTTTTCgcagaattaaatattttcccTGATTTTGTTGAACTAGTCAATGTGCTTACCTCGTGCTGTTTGTTCCGTATTTGTACTCCATACACGTCGGCGACTCTTGTCAATTCAGTGTCTTTCAAACGTTCATATTCATACATGTTATTCATGTGAGGTTTTCCCAACTTACCATTTGTTGAAACGTCACGATTCCAAACGATGGTGAAATCATCTACTTCCAAACGCAAGCCCTTCATATAATTACCAGTTCCTAAAAGGAGACATGTCCtacaaagtaaaatgaaaacaacacaGCAAATCATAGCTGTCCACATCTGTCACGTCACATCCTTtttgaataaaaaacaaacaagaacaaaaaacaacctcATCCAGTATTAACAAAAGAAATTCCGATTCTGGCACATAACGTTTTGTACTTGGAATGGGGAATggaaactctatttacgtgcccctatccagaAAGGTTCGGGCACGCCTACCACGGATTTGGCCTCTGACCTCGCCAGTGGGCGGTTCCGTGGCAGGATTGTACTTGGAAGGGCAATTACATtacaacacaaataaatatatgttacagCGCTAGACACATCGATGATGAGAATACAGCGCAAGTTCGACGTAAGCCGTCTGTGTAATCTTGTTGCATTTCACGTCCCAGTTTCAATAGATCTTTATAATTGGAGCCTTTAATAGTTGGCTCCGACAAAGAACCCAGTGATTAGAAGTCAGGGTGTGACTTCCTGCTAGAACTGTCTGCTAGCGACACGGGTGATGTGATAATGTCCGGTCAGCTGTCGGCAAGCTCCAGAAACAATTTTGTCTACTAGGTCATTACTCTCGGATGATGTTCAGTCTTTAGACacaatgatatacatgtacttgcacCTCatatacctctctctctctctctctctctctctctctctctctctctctctctctctctctctctctctctctctctctctctctctctctctctctctctctctctctctgtcccctgtgtgtgtgtgtgtgtgtgtgtatgtatgtgtatgtgtttgtttatgtgtatatgtgtttgtgtgtgtatgtacgtgtttatttgtgcgtgtgtttgtgtttgtgtgtgtatgtatgtgtgtctgtgtgtgtgtgtgtgtgtgtgtatgcgtgtgtgtgtctgtgtgtatgtgtgtgtgtgtctgtgtgtgtgtctgtgtgtgtgtgtgtgtgtctgtgtgtgtgtgtctgtgtgtgtgtttgtgtgtatttgtgtgtgtgtgtgtgtgtatgtgtgtgtgtatgtatgtgtgtgtttgtgtgtgtgtgtgtctgtgtgtgtgtgtgtgtgtgtgtgtgtgtgtgtgtgtgtgtatgtgtgtgtctgtgtgtgtatatgtgtgtgtgtgtgtgtctgtgtgtgtgtgtgtgtgtatttgtgtgcgtctgtgtgtgtctgtgtgtgcatttgtgtgtatgtgtgtgtgtgtgtatttgtgtgtgtgtgtgtgtgtgtgtgtgtgtgtgtatttgtgtgtgtgtctgtgtgtgtgtgtatttgtgtgtgtgtgtgtgtgtgtgtgtgtgtgtgtgtgtgtgtgtgtgtgtgtgtgtgtgtgtgtgtgatcgatccccgttagtgggcccattgggctatttctcgctccaatcagtgcaccacgactggtacatcaaaggccgtggtatgtgctatcctgtctatgggatggtgcatataaaagatcccttgctgctaatcaaaaagagtggCCCAAGAAGTgacgacatcgggtttcctccctcaatatatgtatggtcctgggccccgttccacgaagcgatcttagcactactatcgccgtaaatacctaccatcgcgaccgtaatttttgtctacgatcgccagcccgttccacgacgcggTGTTTtttactatcgtcgtaaattactgaGAAAGtttacaataggtacgaggcagctgtaagccactaacgtagatgtcaaatggcagttagatggtgattttgtgtaaaaatagatctaatatataccaaataccttttatgaaactcggcTTTCGATTAAAATATTCTAGGTCATACGACCTTTACAtgaaaatacgggagataactctcatgtcttatgcattcggcaattatcgcttagcaaataaactgacaaagttacttcatggatgtccgataccaatgaatacatctaaGATGTTCAGAAAAGTCGGTAAtcaattcattatttaactaattcgtacGTCTTCGTAAAGactattttaatcattaaaggggcacttacgactaccgtaaggttgctttgtggaacggctgtaaagtttacggtgccaattgtaaaattcaccgtaagtcaccataattaaccttagctacaattctttcgtggaacggggccctgaaccatatgtccgacgccatataaccgtaaataaaagtgcgtcgttaaataaatatgacaaacAAGATGGTATAGAGGAGgatgaaatatattatacatagcaatatatattagtatgtacaatacatgtatttactgttatatgataGTGGTTTTAACTGTGCATTTAgaaaatttacaaattatgtttataaatgttGCCAACTTCTTTAatatactttctttttttttactcctccatatgctaggctcagactatcaactgtcacaacgaagttggccaactcgatggttgtgttgtaattttcCAAACTCCCAACTTACGATGGGGGCGctcaaattaaaaactaatcaaggtaggagttgtatacgacgataaTCGATGTGTAAAAGTGCTCATACTAGCAATTGGACAGCCGTAAAAGTAGAGAGATCGGCGACTTAGCCAACTCCATTGTGACAGTTGATAGCCTGACTCTATCATTAGTTCTTTAAATTTATAGGTGCAGGGtcgcggggtggggtgggggtgggggtgaggggtgggggagtgGTGATTGGACGACTGAAATG encodes the following:
- the LOC121381543 gene encoding uncharacterized serine-rich protein C215.13-like → MYEYERLKDTELTRVADVYGVQIRNKQHEVSTLTSSTKSGKIFNSAKTTRGSTRTGKHAPEDRVLKITSKEGNYLPFDLKVEVKDGSAEQMKSSKITGSTKHPETGHRFSVPQSQSYNGQVTSSSSSSSSSSSAIPKVQVTNNDLEPTIVINSEAIWHESPISHPTYNTLTTRDGAAVGEIRSGSNNIRHSSVNLERLTKISSTVISKTGGLRTSFLPISFMTTKAPITRGDSMQGGRNPEAKYTYPNSSARQNSSNKVALPWLTKAGPLKTSRLAIFFRTSTENPDESNTRDRFTRTSNVNPRASLTTVTTTSQDEHVSDLTTGSSNLHWNSAVHESLNSIGLTPTTAAGPSEISESSDSPSSFRTNNPAAPTRPSISQWLNSPTTGNGNSTMSHKSTAASNQRQQTAHFIGFATLKSPTTGDGRSTISHIRTLASIHRQRVAHVTSYTTLNSPTTGDAKSTTRPSVSQWLNSPTTGDGMSTISHGNTPASNQRQWTAPVTAYKAVLDETASHHPTYDDFLFTRGGPADSDDRRRPSYVYQRATPVTEELATRHVVNTTLKLLATATDHAKLKELLTPELGNSMRNDEHRSEPPSYQVLSTDSTEEKFKDLKTLGPSSERDDEFVLYPTDETLVTGSDQRKLTNGPAPRTAPESGNVRELERNRLMLGLEPFSQPDLNTSMFYFVTIISVACFIAVLLFGTFCYVCSAE